From Salinibacterium sp. ZJ450, one genomic window encodes:
- a CDS encoding GntR family transcriptional regulator — translation MSVTAAQSRLYISRRRSNSASAERNIAMAAKQERGTERPETLVVYATRRIKMDLASGAIAQGARLSPTTLAEMYGLSHIPVREALSSLSATGFVVHKGGRGYFARELSSDDLDDIYQLRQLLESEAYRRGVPRLTDEDVAEMIELVDQMDEKLDEESRQEYLELNRTFHFVAFARCGSRRLIRFLNYLWDSAQPYAVVGTVTSAEGNVEHRKMLDSFAARDAEAVIDLMQHHRDIRRKNVAGWERSQHAED, via the coding sequence ATGAGCGTTACAGCGGCGCAAAGTAGACTGTATATTTCTAGACGGCGCTCGAACAGTGCGTCCGCGGAGAGGAATATCGCCATGGCTGCTAAGCAGGAGCGCGGCACGGAGCGTCCCGAAACACTCGTGGTTTACGCGACGCGTCGGATCAAGATGGACCTGGCAAGCGGGGCGATCGCGCAGGGCGCCCGGCTTTCGCCGACCACCCTGGCCGAAATGTATGGCCTTTCGCATATTCCCGTGCGGGAGGCGCTGTCCTCGTTGAGCGCAACCGGGTTCGTCGTGCACAAGGGAGGACGCGGTTACTTCGCGCGTGAACTGAGCTCGGACGATCTTGACGACATCTACCAGTTGCGGCAACTTCTCGAGAGCGAGGCGTATCGTCGTGGAGTTCCACGTCTCACCGACGAAGACGTCGCCGAGATGATCGAACTTGTCGATCAGATGGACGAGAAGCTCGATGAAGAGTCGCGGCAGGAATATCTTGAGCTGAACCGCACGTTCCACTTCGTCGCGTTCGCGAGATGCGGCTCTCGACGGCTCATCCGCTTCCTCAACTACCTCTGGGATTCGGCGCAGCCATACGCTGTCGTTGGCACAGTGACGAGCGCCGAAGGCAATGTTGAACACCGGAAGATGCTCGACTCCTTCGCCGCCCGCGATGCCGAGGCCGTGATCGACCTGATGCAACACCACCGTGACATCCGCAGGAAAAACGTCGCAGGCTGGGAGCGATCTCAGCACGCAGAGGACTGA
- a CDS encoding dienelactone hydrolase family protein has product MALVTIDGSDGPVEAWLARPDGGTGISHGVLMYMDAIGLRPRIFDMADRIASWGYAVLVPNVFYRSGTVEQTSPHTDLRAPGEREVYFRGAVPRMDALTSDLSRKDTTRYLEVLRELTGSDDLAVVGYCMGVRLALRAAGDHPDLVGAVAGFHGGALVTGADDSPHLSLATARAGILLRHADQDRSMPAQAMATIVESCQLAGLDLSQDVYTGAPHGYSMADTSMYDEGAAERHFRDLRAHLEHTRRPALRGDASSRVDPRG; this is encoded by the coding sequence ATGGCTCTCGTTACGATTGACGGATCAGACGGGCCCGTGGAGGCCTGGCTCGCCCGGCCCGATGGAGGCACCGGGATTTCGCACGGCGTGCTGATGTATATGGACGCCATCGGACTGCGTCCGCGAATTTTCGACATGGCGGATCGCATCGCCTCGTGGGGCTACGCCGTCCTCGTGCCGAACGTGTTCTACCGTTCCGGGACGGTGGAGCAGACGTCGCCGCACACCGATCTCCGTGCTCCGGGGGAGCGGGAGGTGTATTTCCGTGGGGCTGTACCCCGGATGGATGCGCTCACGAGCGACCTGTCACGGAAGGACACGACCCGCTACCTCGAGGTACTCCGGGAACTGACCGGATCGGACGACCTTGCCGTCGTCGGCTATTGCATGGGGGTGCGGCTTGCCCTGCGAGCGGCGGGGGATCATCCCGACCTCGTAGGCGCTGTCGCCGGTTTTCACGGTGGAGCGCTGGTGACCGGGGCGGATGACAGCCCTCATCTGAGTCTAGCGACGGCCCGCGCCGGCATCCTGCTCCGTCACGCGGATCAGGACCGCTCGATGCCGGCCCAGGCGATGGCGACGATCGTCGAGTCCTGCCAGCTGGCTGGTCTCGACTTGTCGCAGGACGTGTACACCGGTGCGCCGCACGGATATTCGATGGCGGACACCTCGATGTACGACGAGGGTGCCGCCGAGCGGCACTTCCGCGACCTGCGCGCCCACCTGGAGCACACACGTCGGCCGGCTCTGCGCGGCGACGCTTCTTCTCGCGTCGATCCGAGAGGATGA
- a CDS encoding enoyl-CoA hydratase/isomerase family protein yields MTENVRVRADGRVGIVEVTRGPHNFFDEGGLRDIARALVDFDAQDGVRSVVLCAEGTNFCAGADLRGIDRHGLRRVYRAATAMFTTRKPIVAAVQGAAVGGGLGLALAADFRVVAPNARLTANFARIGFHHGFGLSVTLPAVVGQQKALDLLYTGRNVGADEALQIGLADRMSEDPLAAAIDFAAEVALSAPLSLEAIRSTMRRDIASRVVAALDEEAIAQTMLLDSADLQEGIAASIAKRPPVFTGA; encoded by the coding sequence ATGACGGAAAACGTTCGTGTCAGGGCTGACGGGCGCGTCGGCATCGTCGAGGTGACTCGCGGGCCGCACAACTTCTTCGACGAGGGTGGTCTGCGAGACATTGCCCGGGCGCTTGTGGACTTCGATGCACAGGACGGGGTGCGCTCGGTCGTGCTGTGTGCAGAGGGTACGAACTTCTGTGCAGGAGCTGACCTGCGCGGCATCGACAGGCACGGGCTGCGGCGCGTGTACCGCGCGGCAACGGCGATGTTCACGACGCGCAAGCCGATCGTCGCCGCTGTGCAGGGGGCTGCAGTGGGAGGCGGTCTGGGGCTGGCGCTCGCCGCAGACTTTCGCGTCGTTGCCCCGAACGCGCGCCTCACCGCCAATTTTGCGCGGATCGGGTTCCACCACGGCTTCGGGTTGTCGGTGACACTTCCAGCTGTGGTAGGGCAGCAGAAGGCGTTGGACTTGTTGTATACGGGACGCAACGTCGGTGCAGACGAGGCGCTGCAGATCGGCCTGGCCGACCGGATGTCTGAGGACCCCCTGGCAGCGGCGATCGACTTCGCCGCCGAGGTCGCCCTCTCGGCCCCGCTCTCGCTCGAGGCCATTCGGTCGACCATGCGACGCGACATCGCCTCGCGCGTGGTTGCGGCGCTCGACGAGGAAGCAATCGCGCAGACCATGCTGCTCGACAGCGCTGACTTGCAGGAGGGTATCGCGGCATCCATCGCAAAGCGCCCGCCGGTGTTCACCGGCGCTTGA
- a CDS encoding class I adenylate-forming enzyme family protein, with the protein MSTTTWGTEIETVAVGDRSFRMYAKRPRSLGSILEFANRWGDRPHIVQGERVFSFTDLQDEVNVRARDLVHRGVQRGDRVVILGWNSPEWIINFWATVSVGGVAVLANAWWTGVELAETFDRIAPRLILAEERLVDRIGGDYALAPWSVDPSEAPDVALPPLGDENDDAVVIFTSGTSGRPKAALLSHRSLLSGLQMLMHITRRFPDQIEDTAGEAALHTGPMFHVGGVQTLLRSVCVGDTLVMPAGKFDPADALRLIEDWKIRRWSAVPTMLSRVIDHPDAHTRDLTTLRSLTVGGAAAHPELLERIRTGLPGVQPRIATGFGLTENGGQGFAASGKDTVSRPGSTGRALPCVEVRIAPAADGIDGEILLRSPTQMTSYIGEDENPITADGWLHTGDLGRVDDDGYLWITGRSKDMIIRGGENIAPAAVERALLRLPEIDDAVVFSVPHADLGEDVAAFIVAPTEPAPETIRQQLQGVLASFAIPAHWVVQTAPFPLNHAGKVERANVIAQGRQRLG; encoded by the coding sequence GTGAGTACGACGACCTGGGGGACCGAGATCGAAACGGTTGCCGTCGGTGACCGCTCGTTCCGCATGTATGCGAAACGGCCGCGCTCGCTCGGCTCGATCCTTGAATTCGCGAACAGGTGGGGCGACCGCCCGCACATCGTGCAGGGAGAGCGCGTGTTCTCCTTCACTGATCTTCAGGACGAGGTAAACGTCCGCGCTCGCGATCTCGTGCACCGCGGTGTGCAACGCGGGGATCGCGTGGTCATTCTGGGGTGGAATAGTCCGGAATGGATCATCAATTTCTGGGCCACAGTCTCGGTCGGTGGCGTCGCCGTGCTCGCGAACGCGTGGTGGACCGGCGTCGAGCTCGCCGAGACGTTCGATCGCATCGCTCCCCGGCTGATTCTTGCCGAGGAGCGTCTCGTCGACCGCATCGGGGGCGACTACGCGCTCGCGCCGTGGTCTGTCGATCCGTCCGAAGCTCCGGACGTGGCATTGCCTCCGCTGGGAGACGAGAACGACGATGCCGTCGTGATCTTCACCTCGGGCACGTCTGGCAGGCCGAAGGCCGCCCTGCTGTCGCACCGGTCGCTCCTGTCAGGGCTGCAGATGCTCATGCACATCACCCGACGGTTCCCCGACCAGATCGAGGACACCGCGGGCGAGGCTGCGCTGCACACGGGTCCCATGTTCCACGTCGGCGGAGTGCAGACGCTGCTGCGTTCGGTGTGCGTGGGTGACACCCTCGTGATGCCCGCTGGCAAGTTCGATCCCGCGGACGCGCTGCGCCTCATCGAGGACTGGAAGATCCGCCGCTGGAGCGCCGTGCCGACGATGCTCAGCCGCGTGATCGACCACCCCGACGCGCACACGCGCGACCTGACAACGCTCCGCTCGCTGACCGTCGGCGGCGCTGCGGCGCACCCCGAGCTTCTGGAACGCATTCGCACCGGGTTGCCCGGCGTCCAGCCCCGCATCGCGACGGGTTTCGGACTGACCGAGAACGGGGGCCAGGGATTCGCCGCTTCAGGCAAGGACACTGTTTCGCGGCCTGGTTCGACCGGGCGGGCACTGCCCTGCGTCGAGGTTCGCATCGCCCCTGCGGCAGACGGCATCGATGGTGAGATCCTCCTGCGCAGCCCCACGCAGATGACCTCATACATCGGTGAGGACGAGAACCCGATCACGGCCGACGGCTGGCTGCACACGGGCGATCTCGGGCGGGTCGATGACGATGGCTACCTGTGGATTACCGGCCGATCGAAGGACATGATCATTCGTGGCGGTGAGAATATCGCGCCGGCCGCCGTGGAGCGTGCGCTGTTGCGCCTGCCTGAGATCGACGACGCCGTCGTGTTCTCCGTGCCGCATGCCGACCTCGGCGAAGATGTGGCCGCGTTCATCGTCGCGCCGACCGAGCCGGCTCCCGAGACAATCCGCCAGCAGTTGCAGGGTGTGCTTGCCTCATTTGCGATCCCGGCTCACTGGGTCGTTCAAACCGCGCCGTTCCCACTGAACCACGCCGGGAAGGTGGAGCGTGCGAACGTGATCGCCCAGGGCAGGCAGAGACTCGGCTGA
- a CDS encoding alpha/beta fold hydrolase, whose amino-acid sequence MSAVSEPIEPHDGSDESEFLLLSEVAAELGKPLDAVPSARRISIDCASGPVSAIAWGDANPEVVFLHGGSQNAHTWDLVAAEFGQSALAVDLPGHGRSSWRVDHDYSASTNVDAIACVIDRVAPDARLIVGMSLGGLTLIALAARRPDLVRRAMLVDILPELPSTSSHRDRDRLVALRAQGTRRYKTRDEMIDQAVSVALRRSRASLTRGVIHNSVQDPDGWWRWRFDANRSSAEKADGGNELLWDAVAALPRGSLLLRGALSTFVQSEALERLQDAGPQVRVEVVAEAGHAIQSDQPKELVGHIRRLLEAASAESPPNERYSGAK is encoded by the coding sequence ATGAGTGCCGTGTCTGAGCCAATTGAGCCGCACGATGGGAGCGATGAATCGGAGTTCCTACTGCTCTCCGAGGTCGCTGCCGAACTGGGGAAACCTCTGGATGCCGTGCCATCGGCCAGGAGAATCAGCATCGACTGTGCTTCCGGGCCCGTCAGCGCGATCGCATGGGGAGACGCGAATCCCGAGGTGGTCTTTCTTCACGGAGGCAGTCAGAATGCCCACACCTGGGATCTCGTTGCCGCGGAGTTCGGGCAGAGCGCACTCGCCGTCGATCTGCCCGGGCACGGGCGCTCGAGCTGGCGCGTCGACCATGACTACTCAGCGTCGACGAATGTCGACGCGATCGCCTGCGTGATCGACCGGGTCGCTCCAGATGCCCGATTGATCGTCGGGATGTCACTCGGCGGACTCACGCTCATCGCCTTGGCTGCACGCCGGCCCGATCTCGTGCGGCGGGCCATGCTCGTGGACATTCTTCCCGAGCTCCCGTCGACAAGCTCGCACCGGGACCGCGACCGTTTGGTCGCGCTGAGAGCGCAAGGCACAAGGCGCTACAAGACGCGCGACGAGATGATCGATCAGGCGGTGAGCGTTGCCCTGCGACGGTCACGCGCCTCGCTGACACGTGGAGTGATCCACAATTCCGTCCAGGACCCCGACGGCTGGTGGCGCTGGCGCTTCGATGCGAACCGGAGTTCGGCGGAGAAGGCGGACGGCGGGAACGAGCTGTTGTGGGATGCCGTCGCTGCGCTCCCGCGCGGCTCCCTGCTCCTCCGCGGCGCGCTCAGCACGTTCGTCCAGTCCGAAGCGCTCGAGCGGCTTCAGGACGCCGGGCCGCAGGTGCGCGTCGAAGTGGTGGCTGAAGCTGGCCACGCCATCCAGAGTGACCAGCCAAAGGAACTCGTGGGGCATATTCGACGGCTGCTCGAAGCGGCATCGGCGGAATCGCCTCCGAATGAGCGTTACAGCGGCGCAAAGTAG
- a CDS encoding zinc-binding dehydrogenase, producing MPVFEVPTSSRAAVITEFGTDLEVRELPVPELEPGAILVKIEAGTVCGSDVHVWDGSLHAGGIRPIILPVVPGHEMAGVVVAMNGDDIGFSGGGAVALGDRIVFTQGRCGTCYHCTVAEQPNLCPNRKNYGTNCEDFPYLVGGFAEYCYVYPTSRKVKVPDDVSPEWASAGSCALRTIIHAYERLGRIEPWQTVVIQGAGPLGLFATALAKRSGAERIIVVGAPESRLQLAKDWGATDVVSVIDLPEPEARVQAIRELTGGQGAEIVMEWSGARSAFGEGIDMVRRGGRFLVGGQVGPHQSEFQPSKIMKNELSVIGSMSASDSHYWKAMQFLSKRQDEFDFDRILSNRFGLGGVSDAIRGMQNLTEIKPVIDPTIWA from the coding sequence ATGCCGGTATTCGAGGTTCCGACGAGCAGCCGAGCCGCGGTCATCACCGAGTTCGGAACGGACCTGGAGGTTCGCGAACTTCCGGTACCGGAGCTGGAGCCGGGCGCGATCCTCGTGAAAATCGAGGCAGGAACGGTGTGCGGCAGCGATGTCCACGTCTGGGATGGCTCACTGCACGCGGGGGGTATCCGGCCGATCATTTTGCCTGTGGTACCAGGCCACGAAATGGCCGGCGTCGTCGTTGCGATGAACGGCGATGACATCGGTTTCTCCGGCGGCGGCGCCGTTGCACTGGGCGACAGAATCGTCTTCACTCAGGGGCGTTGCGGCACGTGTTACCACTGCACGGTCGCCGAACAGCCCAATCTCTGCCCAAACCGTAAGAACTACGGCACGAACTGCGAAGACTTCCCCTATCTGGTCGGCGGCTTCGCCGAGTATTGCTACGTCTACCCCACGTCGCGCAAGGTCAAGGTTCCCGACGACGTCTCGCCCGAGTGGGCATCGGCGGGAAGTTGCGCACTCCGCACCATAATCCACGCCTATGAACGGCTGGGTCGTATCGAGCCGTGGCAGACCGTCGTGATTCAGGGAGCCGGGCCGCTCGGCCTTTTCGCGACTGCTTTGGCCAAGCGCTCCGGCGCCGAGCGCATCATCGTGGTTGGTGCACCCGAGTCCCGATTGCAGCTGGCGAAAGACTGGGGCGCCACCGACGTGGTGTCGGTCATCGACCTGCCGGAACCCGAAGCTCGCGTGCAGGCGATTCGCGAGCTCACGGGTGGTCAGGGGGCGGAGATCGTCATGGAGTGGTCAGGAGCTCGAAGCGCGTTCGGCGAGGGCATTGACATGGTGCGCCGCGGCGGCCGGTTTCTGGTCGGCGGTCAGGTCGGCCCGCACCAGTCCGAATTCCAGCCCTCGAAGATCATGAAGAACGAGCTGTCCGTCATCGGCTCGATGTCGGCGTCGGATTCGCACTACTGGAAGGCCATGCAGTTCCTCAGCAAGCGCCAGGACGAGTTCGACTTCGATCGCATCCTCAGCAACAGATTCGGGCTCGGCGGGGTCTCCGACGCGATCCGAGGGATGCAGAATCTCACCGAGATCAAACCTGTCATCGACCCGACGATCTGGGCCTGA
- a CDS encoding aldehyde dehydrogenase family protein produces MIRHNDIYIDGEWVEASGDEFRQVVNPATEEVFAEVRRGTAEDVDRAVLAATTAFEGWSQSSIEERARVLRAMADAMERDGDEVASCIVEEIGQPISWAQRASVATTVKDLRNFADALSDVVWEEKIGEATVRRIPAGVVGAIGAWNGPIRSVTLKVGAAIAAGCTVVLKPSEVAPLAPRLLARFAEHAGLPRGVLNIVSGSGSVVGEAMVAHPGVDMVSITGSVGAGMRVMEVAARSVKRVALELGGKSANIILAGADLAEAIESGIEDAFRNSGQACGALTRILVPRDQLQRAEELAAAKAQSFVIGDPTDANTQLGPLANNDQYESVRGHISRALDDGVKLVVGGLERPAGLDRGYYVRPTVFSGTNDDRIAREEVFGPVVVIIPFDSEEDAIRIANDTDFGLAGGVWAPDRDHARRVASRIRTGRVRINGTPIDMRAPHGGLKLSGVGREMGHHGIEDYLELQAQHG; encoded by the coding sequence ATGATCCGACACAACGATATCTACATCGATGGCGAGTGGGTCGAGGCCAGCGGCGACGAGTTTCGTCAGGTCGTCAACCCGGCGACCGAGGAAGTGTTCGCGGAAGTGCGCCGCGGTACCGCGGAGGACGTCGATCGGGCGGTCCTCGCCGCCACCACGGCATTCGAGGGATGGTCGCAGTCGAGCATCGAGGAACGCGCCCGCGTGCTGCGCGCTATGGCGGATGCCATGGAGCGCGACGGCGACGAAGTGGCGTCATGCATCGTCGAGGAGATCGGCCAACCCATTTCGTGGGCGCAGCGCGCCTCTGTTGCGACGACCGTCAAGGATCTGCGGAATTTCGCGGACGCCCTGTCAGATGTGGTTTGGGAAGAGAAGATCGGCGAGGCGACGGTTCGCCGCATCCCGGCGGGGGTCGTCGGTGCGATCGGTGCCTGGAACGGACCGATCCGCTCGGTCACCCTCAAGGTCGGAGCCGCGATCGCAGCAGGCTGCACCGTGGTCCTGAAGCCGAGTGAAGTCGCCCCGCTTGCGCCGCGATTGCTGGCCCGTTTCGCCGAGCACGCCGGGCTGCCGAGGGGAGTGCTAAACATTGTGAGCGGCTCAGGCTCGGTCGTGGGGGAGGCCATGGTCGCCCACCCCGGAGTTGACATGGTATCGATCACCGGCTCGGTGGGTGCTGGAATGCGGGTCATGGAGGTGGCTGCCCGCTCGGTGAAGCGCGTCGCACTCGAACTCGGTGGTAAATCGGCCAATATCATCCTTGCCGGCGCAGACCTGGCCGAGGCGATCGAGAGCGGGATCGAAGACGCGTTCAGAAATTCGGGCCAGGCGTGTGGAGCCCTCACCAGAATCCTGGTGCCTCGCGATCAGCTGCAGCGTGCCGAAGAGCTCGCCGCCGCGAAAGCTCAGTCGTTCGTGATTGGCGACCCGACCGACGCGAACACGCAGCTCGGCCCGCTCGCGAACAACGATCAGTACGAGAGCGTGCGTGGCCACATTTCCCGCGCACTCGACGACGGTGTGAAGCTCGTTGTCGGCGGCCTCGAACGGCCGGCCGGGCTTGACCGTGGATACTATGTGCGACCTACGGTGTTCTCGGGCACCAACGACGACAGAATCGCCCGTGAGGAAGTGTTCGGACCGGTCGTCGTGATCATTCCGTTCGACAGCGAAGAGGACGCAATCCGCATCGCCAATGACACGGACTTCGGTCTGGCCGGCGGAGTCTGGGCACCCGATCGCGATCATGCGCGTCGCGTCGCCTCGCGCATCCGCACCGGCCGCGTGCGTATCAACGGAACGCCCATCGACATGCGGGCTCCGCACGGTGGCCTCAAACTCTCCGGCGTTGGCCGCGAGATGGGGCACCACGGCATTGAGGACTACCTCGAACTGCAGGCGCAGCACGGCTGA
- a CDS encoding TetR/AcrR family transcriptional regulator, with translation MARNESPAALSAPDIAAVAIELLAERGYDATSVGELADALEVSRSTFFRRFKTKEDIVFADHTYLLERLANSLADDTADPFAAVNAACLVVLKYHMARPESTLKRHALLRSNPSLRERELVMSHRYERIFRDHLKSRLQDDGDQSWVASAYAAAAVAVHNDALRGWFEDESIEVAAILQRQLGELAQAFRSRVSPAGQQAARVVVAVYDPSAPAEAILDSIRGALSPTDVRIFRT, from the coding sequence ATGGCCCGTAATGAATCACCTGCAGCGCTATCGGCGCCCGACATCGCGGCGGTAGCCATTGAACTGTTGGCCGAGCGGGGCTATGACGCGACCAGTGTCGGCGAACTCGCTGATGCGCTTGAGGTGAGCCGGAGCACGTTCTTCCGTCGATTCAAGACCAAAGAAGACATTGTGTTCGCCGACCACACCTATCTGCTTGAGCGCCTCGCAAATTCGCTGGCAGATGACACGGCTGATCCATTCGCGGCGGTGAACGCGGCGTGCTTGGTGGTTCTCAAATACCACATGGCGCGACCCGAGTCCACGCTCAAGCGCCACGCGCTGCTGCGCAGCAACCCATCGCTTCGCGAACGGGAACTTGTCATGTCGCATCGGTACGAACGGATCTTTCGGGACCACCTGAAGTCACGGCTCCAGGACGACGGCGATCAGAGTTGGGTTGCGAGCGCGTATGCGGCCGCCGCTGTGGCCGTGCACAACGACGCTCTTCGAGGCTGGTTCGAGGACGAGTCGATCGAGGTGGCTGCGATCCTGCAGCGCCAGCTCGGGGAGCTTGCACAGGCCTTTCGTTCGCGAGTGTCACCGGCTGGGCAGCAGGCAGCTCGCGTGGTCGTGGCCGTTTATGATCCGAGCGCGCCCGCCGAAGCGATCCTGGACAGCATCCGGGGCGCCCTCTCGCCGACCGATGTCCGGATTTTCCGAACTTGA
- a CDS encoding iron-containing alcohol dehydrogenase family protein, translating to MDSVSVRHVTPAYRTYAGNSSLAALTKELERTKSQRVVLICGASMERQTGAMALVEGAIGARLAGRFAGAREHSPILSVVAAARLLDECKADAVVALGGGSAVVTARAAVIVSAERKPIRELSTRRDGGSLISPRLSAPKIAQWIVPSTPTTAFAKAGAAVRDPETGERFALFDPKARAAGVFMHPLVASTAPGRLVLGSALNALAISIDGLQSGVDDPLAEAKLRHALHMLREWLPRITDDVDGAVGVRLMLAALLAGQASDVVGTGLAQPISHALGPRSRVGNGVIEAMMLPHTMRFNLGHTDRGLRAVSEVLDPSGARDPESGIAAVEGMLFESGVSRRLRDAGVEHEALDQVISHVLDDWSATTVPRVADRNELSALLTAAW from the coding sequence GTGGATTCTGTATCAGTGCGTCATGTGACGCCCGCCTACCGCACGTACGCGGGTAACAGTTCTCTCGCAGCGCTGACGAAAGAGCTCGAGCGTACGAAGAGCCAGCGGGTCGTACTGATCTGCGGCGCTTCGATGGAGCGGCAAACGGGGGCGATGGCCCTTGTGGAGGGAGCGATCGGCGCCCGCCTGGCCGGCCGATTCGCCGGCGCTCGCGAGCACAGCCCGATCCTGTCGGTCGTCGCCGCCGCACGCCTTCTCGACGAGTGTAAGGCAGATGCGGTCGTCGCACTGGGTGGCGGATCGGCCGTCGTCACAGCGCGTGCCGCCGTGATCGTCAGTGCAGAAAGGAAGCCCATCAGGGAACTGAGCACTCGGCGGGACGGCGGATCGTTGATCAGCCCGCGCCTTTCTGCACCGAAGATCGCCCAGTGGATCGTGCCGTCAACTCCGACGACCGCGTTCGCCAAAGCGGGAGCCGCCGTGCGCGATCCTGAGACCGGCGAACGATTCGCCCTGTTCGACCCGAAGGCGCGTGCTGCCGGGGTGTTCATGCATCCGCTGGTCGCGTCCACGGCGCCGGGCCGACTCGTTCTCGGTTCGGCGCTCAACGCGCTGGCGATATCGATCGACGGCTTGCAATCGGGCGTCGACGATCCATTGGCCGAGGCAAAATTGCGGCATGCCCTTCACATGCTGCGCGAGTGGCTCCCGCGTATCACAGACGATGTCGACGGCGCGGTCGGGGTGCGTTTGATGCTCGCGGCTCTCCTCGCGGGTCAAGCGAGCGACGTAGTGGGGACCGGGCTGGCGCAGCCCATCTCGCACGCCCTCGGACCCCGCTCGAGAGTGGGCAACGGCGTGATCGAGGCGATGATGCTGCCACACACGATGCGTTTCAACCTCGGGCACACGGACAGGGGCCTTCGCGCCGTCTCCGAAGTACTCGATCCGTCCGGGGCCCGCGATCCCGAATCGGGGATCGCGGCCGTCGAGGGGATGCTTTTCGAGAGCGGCGTGTCCCGACGTCTCCGTGACGCGGGTGTGGAGCACGAAGCGCTCGACCAGGTAATCAGTCACGTGCTCGACGACTGGTCGGCGACGACCGTACCTCGCGTCGCTGACCGAAACGAATTGAGCGCACTGCTTACCGCAGCGTGGTGA
- a CDS encoding MaoC family dehydratase N-terminal domain-containing protein — protein MTLTETVPAKFEQELATARFTDDMLAEMRALIGTELRTEGSVNNEYADRHAILRFCEGIGDGNPLWTDEEYAAGSVHGGIIAPPTFIFACLGSVQVGWRGLGGFHAETNLEFHKRIRLGDKITARIVFDGFDGPIEASNFAGRRIKDYLRQEYRNQDGELVATFICSRMRFERSEMQAKRETRKIELPHPWKAEEIEQIEQDILAETPRGATPRYWEDVAVGEELDVITKGPIGLTDFIAFVASGAAPIPRIAAHGVALRRYAKHPKWAFRDPNTHALEPVYSVHYNDYAAGLQGAQIAYDVGIQRTSWGVQQLTDWMGDAGFLKKVHGQYRAHVYLSDVVRLGGTVVEKYIDEDGDHVVKVETWAMNQRDKNVMPGSAVVKLPVREDASA, from the coding sequence ATGACACTGACTGAGACAGTACCGGCTAAGTTCGAGCAGGAACTCGCAACGGCGCGATTCACGGATGACATGCTTGCCGAGATGCGGGCCCTCATTGGAACCGAACTACGCACCGAAGGGTCGGTCAACAACGAATACGCCGACCGGCACGCGATCCTGCGCTTCTGTGAAGGCATCGGCGACGGAAACCCCTTGTGGACAGATGAGGAGTATGCGGCTGGTTCTGTGCACGGCGGCATCATCGCTCCGCCGACATTCATCTTCGCCTGCCTCGGCTCCGTGCAGGTCGGCTGGCGCGGGCTCGGTGGCTTCCACGCCGAGACGAATCTCGAGTTTCACAAGAGGATCCGGCTGGGCGACAAGATCACGGCACGCATCGTCTTCGACGGATTCGACGGGCCCATCGAGGCAAGCAACTTCGCCGGGCGCCGGATCAAGGATTACCTGCGTCAGGAGTACCGCAACCAGGACGGCGAACTCGTCGCCACCTTCATCTGCTCACGCATGCGCTTCGAGCGCAGCGAGATGCAGGCAAAACGTGAGACCCGCAAGATCGAATTGCCACACCCTTGGAAGGCTGAGGAGATCGAACAGATCGAGCAGGACATCCTCGCCGAAACCCCGCGCGGAGCCACCCCTCGCTACTGGGAGGACGTGGCCGTTGGCGAAGAACTCGACGTCATCACCAAAGGCCCCATCGGTCTGACCGACTTCATTGCTTTCGTCGCATCCGGGGCCGCTCCGATTCCCCGCATCGCCGCACACGGTGTTGCACTGCGACGGTACGCGAAGCACCCGAAGTGGGCGTTCCGTGACCCGAACACCCACGCTCTCGAGCCCGTGTACTCCGTGCACTACAACGACTACGCCGCCGGCCTGCAGGGCGCACAGATCGCCTATGACGTAGGAATCCAGCGCACCTCCTGGGGTGTCCAGCAGCTCACCGACTGGATGGGCGACGCGGGCTTCCTGAAGAAGGTGCACGGCCAGTACCGCGCACACGTCTACCTCTCCGACGTCGTTCGCCTCGGTGGCACCGTAGTCGAGAAGTACATCGACGAGGACGGCGACCACGTCGTGAAGGTCGAAACCTGGGCCATGAACCAGCGCGACAAGAACGTGATGCCTGGATCGGCCGTGGTGAAGCTCCCCGTGCGAGAGGACGCGAGCGCGTGA